DNA sequence from the uncultured Ilyobacter sp. genome:
AGATCTTGAAAGGAAAAATTATGAAAAAATTTGATTTGATTATAGATAAAAAATCATCTGTACCAGTTTATAGACAGATATATGAGTGCATTAAAGATAAAATTGACAGAGCCGAACTTGTTGAAAATCAAAAGCTTCCCTCTATAAGACAGCTCTCAATAAAACTTAAAATAAATAATTTAACGATACTAAAGGCTTATAATCTCCTTGAATCTGAAAATTACATATATAAAAAACAGGGAACCGGGGCCTTCGTAAAGAAAAAAGAGATGCTCCTGTACTTTACCCCTCCGAAAGAACTCATGGAGAGTTTTCAGTATCACGAGGCAGAATCCCCCTCTTCCGAATACAAAAAATATCATATGTTCATTGATTTTGTCAGTGGGAGTCCATCAAAGGAGATCTTACCCTATGATGAATTTAAAGAGCTCACAAAGGTAGTTTTTGAGAAAAACGGTGCTGAAATGTTTGGCTATCACGACACGCAGGGATATAAAAGACTTAGATGTTTTCTAAGTAGAAAGTTAGAAAAACAGGGGATATCTGTATCTGATAAAAATATTCAAATAACATCTGGCTCCCAACAGGGAATAGCTATTCTTATTAGAACTCTGGTTTCAAAGAGAAATAATAAAATTATTACAGGAAACCCCACCTATCACGGGGCTCTAAACAATTTTAAAAAAGAGTGTAAAGTTTTTGGAGTGTCAGTTGAAAAAGACGGCTTTGACATGAAAGAACTAGAAAATATACTATCTACTGAAAATATAAACTTCATATACACTATGATAAATTACCAATCTCCGACTGGTATCTGCTGGAGCAATGAAAAAAAGAAACAGCTTATAGAATTGGCTGAAAAATACAACACCTATATAATCGAAGATGACTGTCTCTCTGAGATATATTTTGGGGACAAACAAAAGTCAACATTAAAATCTTTAGATAAAGATAATACAAGAGTAATATATATCAAAAGTTTTTCTAAGGTTATAATGCCAGGCCTTCGAATGGGCTATATGATAGTGCCAGATGAATTTATAGATCAGGTTGTTACAGCAAAATTCACCTCAGATATATCGTCTTCAGGTTTTGAGCAAAGAATGTTATTTGAATTCTTAAAGGATGATTATATTGCAGACCATTTTAAAAAATTAAGAATGATTTACAAGAGCAGATATGAGTTTACACTTGATCAGATAAACAAAAGTAAATATTTAGATTTAGTATACCCT
Encoded proteins:
- a CDS encoding PLP-dependent aminotransferase family protein, translated to MKKFDLIIDKKSSVPVYRQIYECIKDKIDRAELVENQKLPSIRQLSIKLKINNLTILKAYNLLESENYIYKKQGTGAFVKKKEMLLYFTPPKELMESFQYHEAESPSSEYKKYHMFIDFVSGSPSKEILPYDEFKELTKVVFEKNGAEMFGYHDTQGYKRLRCFLSRKLEKQGISVSDKNIQITSGSQQGIAILIRTLVSKRNNKIITGNPTYHGALNNFKKECKVFGVSVEKDGFDMKELENILSTENINFIYTMINYQSPTGICWSNEKKKQLIELAEKYNTYIIEDDCLSEIYFGDKQKSTLKSLDKDNTRVIYIKSFSKVIMPGLRMGYMIVPDEFIDQVVTAKFTSDISSSGFEQRMLFEFLKDDYIADHFKKLRMIYKSRYEFTLDQINKSKYLDLVYPIQGGVHCWVRLPDKINSNIFFVRCRSKGVSILPGTVFFFEQMGHEYFRLSFASVNKEEIKNGIDTMNKVIEEMLYYNQSKENL